The following proteins are encoded in a genomic region of Pedosphaera parvula Ellin514:
- a CDS encoding DUF7133 domain-containing protein, producing the protein MKCPLLYLLLVATLGFCPQSFAADAPAPGFTPYLSPEEEAKTIQLPDGYSLQLVVSDPIIKEPVVSAFDGNGRMFVAEMRTYMQDIDGTDEYSPKGRVSLHWSSKGDGVFDKHTVFIDHLILPRMILPMADGLLVNLTDSNDLWLYRDTNGDGVADKKELFYAGGARGGNLEHQQGGLIWDLDNWIYMSVNAIRLRQEGTNTVREWTASNGGQWGIAQDNYGKLWFVNAGGELGPLHFQEPIVYGAFSANGQFAPGFAEVWPLVGLADVQGGTIRFRPQDNTLNHFTATCGGEIFRGDQLPTDLRGDLLFCEPVGRLIRRAKVEVVDGITRLSNPYEKSEFIRSTDPNFRPVNLTTAPDGTLYIVDMYRGIIQEGNWVKKDSFLRPKVQKYGLEKNFGRGRIWRLVHKDFQPGAASHLLDESPAQLVTHLESPNGWWRDTAQKLLVLRGDKSVAPALTIMAQTSTNHLARIHALWALEGLGALEPALIREKLKDEHPQVRIAAIRTSETLYKRNDKSLVPDIQQLTGDSDPNVVLQVLMTANLLTWPDYTKLIETTLASTSSSGVKEIGNQLLRPSSSSATELTADDKKLMTRGEAVYKELCFSCHGSDGKGMPLQGGKPGATMAPPLAGSKTVNASHEGIIRVVLKGLAGPVAGKTYDAQMVPMESNDDGWIAAVTSYVRNSFGNESSMIYPNEVARVRAELKDRAEPWTIAELNTSLPHRLANRNQWKLTASHGSATAALAIDADLSTRYSTGTQEKPGMWFQIELPEETTITGIELNAGSSVHDFPRGYKVELSNDGQTWGQPVAAGHGTTWMTDISFAPAKTKFIRITQTGRSQHWFWSIHDLEILKPGELVKASASVAKKPATSAFE; encoded by the coding sequence ATGAAATGTCCTTTGCTGTATTTGCTGTTGGTGGCGACCTTGGGATTTTGTCCGCAATCCTTCGCTGCTGATGCACCTGCTCCCGGTTTCACTCCTTATCTCTCACCGGAAGAGGAAGCCAAAACCATTCAGTTGCCCGACGGCTATTCCCTCCAACTGGTTGTGAGCGATCCCATCATCAAGGAGCCGGTCGTTTCGGCTTTCGATGGCAACGGCCGCATGTTCGTCGCGGAAATGCGCACCTACATGCAGGACATTGATGGCACGGACGAATACTCACCCAAAGGCCGCGTGTCGCTTCATTGGTCGAGCAAGGGTGATGGTGTATTCGATAAACACACCGTATTCATTGATCACCTCATCCTTCCACGCATGATCCTGCCGATGGCAGATGGCTTGCTGGTCAATTTGACCGATAGCAATGATCTCTGGCTTTACCGGGATACCAATGGCGACGGTGTCGCGGACAAAAAGGAACTTTTCTATGCCGGTGGCGCCAGGGGCGGCAATCTGGAACATCAACAAGGCGGGCTGATCTGGGATTTGGACAATTGGATTTACATGTCCGTTAATGCCATCCGCCTCCGGCAGGAGGGAACCAACACTGTTCGGGAATGGACCGCCTCGAACGGCGGCCAATGGGGCATTGCGCAGGATAATTATGGCAAGCTCTGGTTCGTCAATGCCGGCGGTGAACTCGGGCCGCTCCATTTTCAGGAACCCATAGTTTATGGCGCCTTTTCTGCCAACGGCCAGTTTGCCCCGGGTTTTGCCGAAGTCTGGCCCCTGGTCGGCCTCGCTGATGTCCAGGGTGGCACCATTCGCTTCCGGCCTCAGGATAATACGCTCAATCACTTTACCGCCACTTGCGGCGGTGAAATCTTTCGCGGTGACCAGTTGCCCACCGATTTACGCGGTGATCTCCTCTTCTGCGAACCCGTCGGACGCCTTATCCGTCGCGCCAAAGTTGAAGTGGTTGACGGTATCACCCGTCTCAGTAACCCTTACGAGAAATCGGAATTTATCCGCTCCACGGATCCCAATTTCCGTCCGGTCAACCTGACCACTGCGCCCGATGGCACGTTATACATCGTCGACATGTATCGCGGCATCATTCAGGAAGGCAACTGGGTGAAGAAAGATTCTTTTCTGCGTCCCAAGGTCCAAAAATATGGTTTGGAAAAAAACTTTGGTCGCGGCCGCATCTGGCGGCTGGTGCACAAGGATTTTCAGCCTGGTGCCGCATCACATCTCCTGGATGAGAGTCCCGCACAGCTCGTCACGCATTTGGAAAGCCCCAATGGCTGGTGGCGTGATACCGCCCAAAAACTGCTCGTTCTGCGTGGCGACAAATCGGTGGCTCCAGCACTCACCATCATGGCACAAACAAGCACGAATCACCTCGCCCGCATCCATGCTCTTTGGGCCCTCGAAGGGCTGGGCGCCCTCGAACCCGCATTGATCCGCGAAAAGCTCAAAGATGAACATCCCCAGGTGCGCATCGCGGCTATTCGTACCAGCGAAACGCTTTACAAAAGAAATGACAAATCCCTGGTTCCCGACATCCAGCAACTGACCGGCGATTCCGATCCCAATGTGGTCCTTCAAGTGCTCATGACCGCCAACCTTCTGACATGGCCCGATTACACCAAACTCATTGAAACGACCCTCGCCTCAACCTCCTCCAGTGGCGTAAAGGAAATTGGCAACCAGTTGCTGAGACCTTCTTCCTCATCCGCGACTGAATTGACCGCTGATGATAAAAAGTTGATGACCCGCGGCGAAGCGGTTTACAAGGAGCTTTGTTTCTCCTGCCACGGTTCCGATGGCAAAGGCATGCCATTGCAGGGGGGCAAACCCGGTGCCACCATGGCCCCGCCTTTGGCCGGTTCCAAAACGGTCAATGCATCGCACGAAGGCATTATCAGAGTTGTCCTGAAGGGACTCGCCGGCCCGGTGGCAGGGAAGACGTACGACGCGCAAATGGTTCCGATGGAAAGTAATGATGATGGCTGGATTGCCGCGGTCACATCCTATGTCCGCAACAGCTTCGGCAACGAATCATCCATGATTTATCCAAATGAAGTAGCCCGCGTCCGCGCCGAACTGAAAGATCGCGCCGAACCTTGGACCATTGCTGAACTGAACACCTCATTGCCGCATCGGCTCGCCAATCGCAATCAATGGAAACTCACGGCCAGTCATGGCTCCGCCACTGCCGCGCTGGCCATCGACGCCGATTTGAGCACTCGTTATTCCACCGGCACTCAGGAAAAGCCCGGCATGTGGTTCCAAATCGAATTACCGGAGGAAACAACCATCACCGGCATCGAACTCAACGCCGGAAGCTCGGTTCACGATTTTCCGCGCGGCTATAAAGTAGAGCTGTCCAACGATGGCCAGACATGGGGCCAGCCCGTTGCCGCCGGACATGGGACAACCTGGATGACTGACATTTCCTTTGCTCCCGCCAAAACCAAATTCATCCGCATTACTCAAACCGGGAGATCTCAACATTGGTTCTGGTCCATTCACGATCTGGAGATTCTAAAACCGGGCGAGCTGGTAAAAGCCAGTGCCTCGGTCGCAAAGAAGCCTGCCACCTCTGCATTTGAATAG
- a CDS encoding HAD family hydrolase, producing the protein MRFLALATDFDGTIAWHGNVADPTIAALQRLKDSGRKIILVTGRELPDLLKVFPTLNIFDYVIAENGALLYHPARKQSRVLATPPPRQFVDLLRERGVHPLSLGRVIVATHESYKEVVQRAIKELNLGLQVILNKGDVMILPANVDKATGLQAALTELHIPPVATVAVGDAENDFAFLRISGCTVAVANALDSLKQRAQFVTKAGHGTGVEELIEMILANDLACALH; encoded by the coding sequence ATGCGCTTCCTGGCCTTGGCTACCGATTTCGATGGCACCATCGCGTGGCATGGGAATGTGGCTGATCCCACCATTGCCGCCCTGCAACGCCTGAAAGACTCCGGTCGCAAAATAATTTTGGTCACCGGACGTGAGTTGCCCGATCTCCTGAAGGTCTTTCCTACACTGAACATTTTTGATTATGTCATCGCCGAAAACGGTGCCCTGCTCTATCACCCCGCTCGGAAACAATCCAGAGTTCTGGCTACCCCACCGCCAAGGCAATTCGTCGACCTGTTGCGGGAACGTGGAGTCCATCCCTTATCCCTCGGCCGGGTAATCGTCGCCACCCATGAATCTTACAAGGAAGTCGTGCAGCGGGCGATCAAGGAACTCAACCTTGGCTTGCAGGTCATCCTGAACAAGGGCGATGTGATGATTCTTCCCGCCAACGTGGACAAAGCCACCGGCCTGCAAGCAGCGCTCACTGAACTGCACATTCCTCCGGTCGCAACTGTTGCGGTGGGGGATGCGGAGAATGATTTTGCATTCCTACGCATCTCCGGGTGCACCGTGGCAGTTGCCAACGCTCTCGACTCACTCAAACAACGGGCTCAATTTGTTACCAAGGCGGGCCACGGAACGGGAGTGGAGGAACTGATTGAAATGATTCTAGCCAATGACCTGGCCTGCGCATTGCATTAA
- a CDS encoding ROK family protein, with protein sequence MNKPAALGIDLGGTKTLCVLVDENCRPLKSIKFKTAPEEGCDEFTKNLLNATKSLQKSAEIKKHKLVTIGIGCAGLVDQKKLSIVKSPNLLCLENYPIGKYLQKEHNTEVTIGNDVQAGIYGEFKHGAAVGYKNVLGVFFGTGVGGAAIINGRLYSGSSSMGGQVGGILAQPIGGREAALSHGIVDRIASKASIASEALVMAVKDWAPYLHNKVGTDLAQITWGVLKRAIQHGDHRIEEMLRARMRVVGIALSNIINFLNPDMLVIGGGLAMEMPELVHTELETGLREYLIPEVSEVLKVRLAQLKGDAVALGAASQAWEKWQKHH encoded by the coding sequence ATGAACAAACCAGCCGCTTTGGGAATAGATTTGGGAGGCACCAAAACACTTTGCGTACTCGTCGATGAAAACTGCCGGCCGCTTAAGTCCATAAAATTTAAAACCGCCCCCGAGGAAGGTTGCGACGAATTCACGAAAAATCTTCTGAATGCCACCAAATCTCTGCAAAAAAGCGCGGAGATCAAAAAGCATAAACTCGTCACCATCGGCATCGGCTGTGCCGGCCTTGTCGATCAAAAAAAGCTGAGCATCGTCAAATCGCCCAATCTGCTCTGTCTGGAAAACTATCCCATTGGAAAATATCTACAGAAGGAGCACAACACTGAGGTCACTATCGGCAACGATGTGCAGGCGGGCATTTACGGCGAATTTAAACACGGCGCTGCGGTTGGTTACAAAAACGTCCTCGGCGTTTTTTTCGGTACTGGTGTCGGCGGTGCCGCCATCATCAATGGCAGGCTTTACTCTGGTTCTTCCAGCATGGGTGGCCAGGTGGGCGGTATTCTGGCCCAGCCGATCGGCGGACGGGAGGCCGCCTTGAGCCATGGCATTGTCGATCGTATTGCCAGCAAGGCCTCGATTGCCAGTGAGGCCCTGGTGATGGCGGTAAAGGACTGGGCTCCTTATCTCCACAACAAAGTCGGCACGGATCTTGCCCAGATCACCTGGGGCGTTCTCAAACGCGCCATCCAACACGGGGATCATCGGATTGAGGAAATGCTGCGCGCCCGCATGCGCGTGGTCGGCATTGCGCTCTCCAATATCATCAATTTCCTCAACCCTGATATGCTGGTCATTGGTGGAGGACTCGCCATGGAAATGCCGGAACTGGTGCACACCGAGTTGGAAACCGGCCTCCGCGAGTATCTCATTCCGGAGGTAAGCGAAGTCCTCAAGGTCAGGCTGGCCCAATTAAAAGGCGACGCAGTCGCCCTGGGCGCCGCCAGTCAGGCTTGGGAAAAGTGGCAGAAACATCATTAA
- the fabD gene encoding ACP S-malonyltransferase — protein sequence MSKTALLFAGQGAQVVGMGKDLAEAFPTAKAWFERANAVLGYDLAKICFAGPEADLTKTEHAQPGIFLVSWIAYHLLRERVPGLSFEATAGLSLGEFTALAAAETFGFEDGLKVVRQRGQYMQEACEVTKGGMAAIIGLDEAVTREVCEAVGVELANLNCPGQLVISGEAEKIDQACELAKGKGAKRAMPLSVAGAYHSKLMAGAQPKLQASLAQIQLHDTKVPVISNVTAKPHGRVMDIQMRLVEQVTSSVRWEESMRYLLSQGFTRFIELGPGKALSGFMKRIDGTAQMFNVADAASLEATVKALS from the coding sequence ATGAGCAAAACGGCATTGTTATTTGCAGGTCAGGGCGCCCAGGTGGTGGGGATGGGCAAGGATTTGGCTGAGGCTTTTCCGACGGCCAAGGCATGGTTTGAAAGAGCCAATGCGGTGCTGGGCTATGACTTGGCGAAGATCTGTTTTGCCGGGCCGGAAGCGGACTTAACGAAGACGGAACATGCACAACCGGGGATCTTCCTGGTGAGCTGGATTGCGTATCATTTGTTGCGTGAGCGCGTTCCCGGTTTGAGCTTTGAGGCGACGGCTGGTTTGTCGCTGGGGGAATTTACGGCATTGGCAGCAGCCGAGACATTCGGCTTCGAAGATGGTTTGAAGGTGGTGCGTCAACGCGGCCAGTACATGCAGGAGGCGTGCGAAGTGACCAAGGGCGGGATGGCAGCGATCATTGGGTTGGATGAGGCGGTGACGCGAGAGGTTTGTGAGGCGGTTGGCGTGGAGTTGGCGAATTTGAACTGCCCGGGCCAACTGGTGATTTCAGGTGAGGCGGAAAAAATTGACCAGGCTTGTGAATTGGCGAAAGGCAAGGGAGCGAAGCGGGCGATGCCGCTGAGCGTCGCGGGAGCGTATCATTCGAAGCTGATGGCCGGTGCCCAGCCGAAATTGCAGGCGTCTTTGGCACAGATCCAATTGCACGACACGAAGGTGCCGGTAATTTCGAATGTAACCGCCAAGCCTCATGGGCGGGTGATGGATATCCAGATGCGCCTGGTGGAGCAGGTGACATCGTCGGTGCGTTGGGAGGAGTCGATGCGTTATTTGCTGTCGCAAGGCTTCACCCGCTTTATTGAACTCGGGCCAGGCAAGGCATTGAGCGGTTTCATGAAGCGGATCGATGGCACTGCGCAAATGTTTAACGTCGCAGATGCGGCGAGTCTCGAGGCGACCGTGAAGGCGCTTTCATAG
- a CDS encoding acyltransferase family protein: protein MFSKLNKWSERLSRRTSSGDYIAEIDGLRFLAIGSVLVFHLIFSMASAYGRQLQSWEQGIFSVTSRNPFGVQLFFVISGFILAMPFIRHFVGGEKPVSIVRYYLRRLTRLEPPYVIVLVSLFAVSWFLLDSRKADDDPVKLLVRLFYGYGLVYHHPPEIDGVTWTLEIEVQFYLLVPLLVQLFRFPALIRRGILAGVVLLLPWIPVKGILYFTVLNSLAYFLGGFLLADLYLATLKKETDGKVMYDWGAVAVFVLALSLRISNAMPLLIFLFLFLMFRGRLLRRWFSYRPVYVVGGMCYSIYLLHYPIMSMFSRWLAKTRPQLAFGPAVLLSMLVCLPVVLVFSTCFFALIERPCMDSRWPKKLLAWMKGDLAVDLRAEAKPPKTSP, encoded by the coding sequence ATGTTCTCAAAACTGAATAAATGGAGCGAACGATTATCGCGGAGGACTTCCAGCGGGGATTACATTGCGGAAATTGATGGTCTTCGTTTTCTGGCGATTGGTTCGGTGTTGGTATTCCACCTCATTTTCAGCATGGCCAGCGCATATGGTCGCCAGTTGCAGTCGTGGGAGCAGGGGATTTTCAGTGTGACGTCCCGGAACCCCTTTGGCGTCCAACTGTTTTTTGTCATTAGTGGATTCATATTGGCGATGCCTTTTATCCGGCATTTCGTTGGCGGGGAGAAGCCGGTCAGCATTGTCCGATATTACCTCAGGCGATTGACCCGGTTGGAGCCGCCCTATGTGATAGTGTTAGTCTCACTCTTTGCTGTGTCCTGGTTCTTATTAGATAGCAGAAAAGCGGATGATGATCCCGTCAAGCTCTTAGTACGGCTTTTTTATGGCTATGGATTGGTATATCACCATCCCCCTGAAATCGATGGGGTGACGTGGACGCTTGAAATTGAAGTTCAATTTTACCTGCTAGTACCACTGTTGGTGCAATTGTTTCGTTTCCCGGCGCTCATTCGACGCGGCATACTCGCAGGCGTTGTTTTATTGCTGCCCTGGATTCCAGTCAAAGGGATTTTGTACTTCACCGTGCTGAATAGCCTTGCTTACTTTCTGGGTGGGTTTTTGTTGGCGGACCTCTATCTGGCCACCCTCAAAAAAGAAACTGATGGCAAAGTCATGTATGATTGGGGGGCAGTTGCTGTTTTCGTCCTTGCGCTGAGTCTGCGAATCTCGAACGCCATGCCGCTGCTCATTTTTCTTTTTCTTTTCTTAATGTTCAGGGGACGATTATTACGCCGATGGTTTTCCTATAGACCTGTGTACGTTGTTGGCGGGATGTGTTATTCCATTTACTTGCTGCACTATCCGATCATGTCCATGTTCAGCAGGTGGCTGGCAAAGACGAGACCGCAACTGGCTTTCGGGCCGGCGGTGCTCCTCTCCATGCTGGTTTGCCTGCCAGTCGTCCTCGTGTTTTCAACCTGCTTCTTCGCCTTGATAGAGCGTCCCTGCATGGACTCCCGCTGGCCGAAGAAGTTGCTGGCATGGATGAAAGGGGATCTGGCGGTGGATTTGCGAGCGGAAGCCAAGCCGCCCAAAACATCGCCATAA
- a CDS encoding PAS domain S-box protein, whose protein sequence is MSSSFKPATTGDHSELVPSEAEMRLRLILDHSLDMMAFVRVEPGPVFRVVYINEKYMEGIGRSGFALTKEDLMNKTVDEVLRKIQASPSLTEQVLLRYSEAARSMRPQRYEEIIETTQGRYYGESVLTPGADSSGGCALILYTSREVTERKLAEKKIQRLNRLYAVSSSINQAIVRIRDTGKLYEQACRIAVEEGLLRMAWVGLPDPATGAIKPVSSWGFNDGYTDAITISLSDMPPEGHGPGGRAFRSGICHFSNDIAKDTSFASRAEAFKRGYRSCAAFPLKVGGIVTGILVIYADQVDYFNDEELRLLNALAENISFAVESLEKEMERGRVEMALRMSEEQYRNVFETVAEGLTIIELDGRIVEGNPAVCKMLGYTCDEFVRLKPADFIHPDSMNLFYTFVQEVGQGRRFNCEAKGVRKDGTVIPVEVQGSPFSYRGRPHLLSIVRDVSARRTAEESLRKNEEELRVTFENAAISIALVNMAGHPVKCNPALEKFLGYSEKELRRMSFAEFTHPEDVEADMVLYRELMAGTRDHYEIEKRFIHRNGEIKWGRLTASLVRGAGQEPQYGIGMVEDITEYKRSRAELRESEDRFKQLAENIQEVFWMANTVEAEVLYVSPAYEEIWGRTRESLYQSPKAWMENIHPEDRQRVADAVEKKQVIGQYDEEYRIIRPDGEIRWISDRGFPIKDETGHIYRIAGVAQDITRRKQAEQAVQESQARLQAILDNSPNLVFMKDLEGRYLLVNRQFAKSFHLTREQIIGRMDTEFLPAAQAALYRGNDRKVLKQGELMEFTETMENPHRISVVHKFPLRDSSGTIKALCGIATDITERILVEEQLRRSESLLGHAQRIAGLGSWSYDFATRLVEWSPATLEIFRLQSGEFPGTLEAFFEMVHPEDRQGLIRAQEEALRGGKMIDQEYRIVLRDGSVRNVQERGEVVCDEHGVPLKRVGSILDVTESRRKEQLLREQAALLDKAQDAILVRNMNDEVVYWNKSAERLYGYTMSEAAGRKITDLIYKDTTIFDETRQALLTKGEWHGEIAQVTKSGREVLVEARWTLVRNDQGEPQSVLAINTDITEKKKLENQFLRAQRMESIGTLAGGIAHDLNNVLAPILMSCELLEHELRDAEIREVISSIKTGAQRGADLVRQVLSFARGVEGRRLALQPRHLIREIEQIMGETFPKSIQVDVSPDPELWMVVGDPTQLHQVLLNLCVNARDAMPAGGQLTLSAGNVLREENQLMAGLNSQATAYVVIRVADTGTGIPPELREKIFDPFFTTKEVGKGTGLGLSTTLAIIKSHDGFIHVSSEPGRGSTFEIYLPAQKAASKAASSRNEPELPRGNGELILLVEDEPSILKITQRTLEGFGYRVLTAANGADAVGIYSKHGSEVAVVVTDMMMPVMDGSAMIHALRSMNPQVKVIASSGLSTPESMHRTTEMGVPFLAKPYKAEALLSALREMIDGR, encoded by the coding sequence ATGAGTTCCAGCTTCAAACCCGCCACCACCGGAGACCACAGCGAGCTTGTGCCGAGCGAAGCCGAAATGCGACTCAGGCTAATTTTGGATCACTCCCTCGATATGATGGCTTTTGTGCGCGTGGAACCGGGGCCGGTTTTCCGTGTGGTCTACATCAACGAAAAGTATATGGAGGGTATTGGTCGAAGCGGGTTCGCCCTGACCAAAGAAGATCTGATGAATAAGACTGTGGACGAAGTCCTTCGCAAAATACAAGCCAGCCCGTCACTTACCGAACAAGTCTTATTGAGGTACAGCGAGGCTGCCAGATCGATGCGGCCGCAGCGCTATGAAGAGATCATTGAAACGACCCAGGGCCGGTATTATGGCGAAAGCGTTTTGACGCCCGGTGCGGACAGCTCCGGTGGCTGCGCACTTATTCTTTACACTTCCCGTGAGGTAACCGAGCGCAAACTGGCGGAGAAGAAAATTCAACGGCTTAACCGGCTTTATGCTGTTTCCAGCAGCATCAACCAGGCCATTGTCCGTATCCGCGACACGGGCAAGTTGTATGAGCAGGCATGCCGCATCGCGGTGGAGGAAGGGCTGTTGCGGATGGCGTGGGTAGGATTGCCGGACCCGGCAACCGGCGCCATCAAGCCTGTTTCAAGCTGGGGCTTTAACGATGGCTATACAGATGCCATTACCATTTCCCTGAGCGATATGCCGCCTGAAGGACATGGGCCGGGAGGAAGGGCTTTTCGCAGCGGCATTTGCCATTTCTCCAATGATATTGCCAAAGATACATCTTTTGCTTCCCGTGCAGAGGCATTTAAACGGGGATATCGTTCGTGTGCGGCGTTTCCCTTGAAGGTGGGAGGAATCGTGACAGGTATTCTGGTCATCTATGCGGATCAGGTTGATTACTTCAATGATGAGGAGTTGAGATTGCTTAATGCGCTGGCCGAGAATATTTCGTTTGCGGTGGAGTCATTGGAGAAGGAAATGGAGAGGGGCCGGGTCGAAATGGCGTTGCGGATGAGCGAGGAACAGTATCGCAACGTGTTTGAAACAGTGGCAGAGGGATTGACCATCATTGAACTGGACGGGCGCATAGTGGAGGGGAACCCGGCAGTATGCAAAATGCTTGGTTATACGTGTGATGAATTTGTCCGGCTCAAGCCAGCCGACTTTATTCATCCGGATTCCATGAATTTGTTTTATACTTTCGTGCAGGAGGTGGGTCAGGGAAGGCGGTTCAATTGCGAGGCGAAAGGGGTGCGCAAGGATGGCACCGTGATACCGGTGGAGGTGCAGGGCTCTCCATTTTCTTATCGCGGGCGTCCGCACCTGCTGAGCATTGTGCGTGACGTGAGTGCGCGGCGAACTGCGGAGGAGTCGTTGCGAAAGAATGAAGAGGAGTTGCGGGTTACGTTCGAAAATGCGGCCATCAGCATTGCGCTGGTGAACATGGCTGGACATCCGGTGAAGTGCAATCCGGCGCTGGAGAAGTTTTTGGGTTATTCGGAAAAGGAACTGCGGCGAATGTCCTTTGCGGAATTTACGCATCCCGAAGATGTGGAGGCGGACATGGTTCTTTACCGGGAACTCATGGCAGGCACGCGGGACCATTATGAAATCGAGAAGCGGTTTATTCACAGAAACGGTGAAATAAAATGGGGCAGATTGACGGCGTCATTGGTTCGCGGAGCGGGCCAGGAGCCGCAATACGGGATTGGGATGGTGGAGGACATCACGGAATATAAACGTTCGCGAGCAGAGTTGCGCGAAAGTGAAGACCGTTTCAAACAATTGGCGGAAAATATCCAGGAAGTATTCTGGATGGCGAATACAGTGGAGGCCGAAGTGCTTTATGTCAGCCCGGCGTATGAAGAAATTTGGGGCCGAACGCGCGAGAGTTTATACCAATCCCCAAAGGCATGGATGGAGAATATTCATCCTGAAGATCGTCAGCGGGTGGCTGATGCGGTGGAGAAAAAGCAAGTCATCGGTCAATATGACGAGGAATACCGGATCATTCGTCCCGACGGAGAAATTCGCTGGATATCGGACCGCGGTTTCCCAATCAAGGATGAGACCGGGCACATCTACCGGATAGCGGGTGTGGCACAGGACATCACCCGGCGCAAACAGGCAGAACAGGCCGTTCAAGAAAGCCAGGCAAGACTGCAAGCCATTCTCGATAATAGTCCTAATTTGGTTTTCATGAAGGACCTCGAAGGCCGCTACCTGCTGGTGAACCGGCAGTTCGCAAAATCGTTCCATCTGACTCGCGAACAGATCATTGGCCGAATGGATACGGAGTTTCTGCCGGCAGCTCAGGCGGCCCTGTACCGGGGAAACGATCGGAAGGTGTTGAAGCAGGGTGAATTGATGGAGTTTACCGAAACCATGGAAAACCCGCACCGGATTTCCGTCGTTCACAAATTTCCGCTACGAGATTCTTCGGGAACCATCAAAGCACTTTGCGGGATCGCCACAGACATCACGGAGCGGATACTGGTGGAGGAGCAATTACGACGAAGTGAATCGCTGCTGGGTCATGCGCAACGCATTGCGGGGCTGGGAAGCTGGAGTTATGATTTCGCGACCAGGCTGGTGGAATGGTCGCCAGCAACGCTGGAAATCTTCAGGCTGCAGTCAGGTGAGTTTCCCGGGACGTTGGAGGCATTTTTCGAAATGGTGCATCCGGAGGATCGGCAAGGTTTGATCCGGGCCCAGGAGGAGGCGCTCCGCGGTGGCAAAATGATCGATCAAGAGTATCGCATCGTGCTGCGGGATGGCAGTGTGCGGAATGTGCAGGAGCGGGGCGAGGTGGTATGCGATGAGCATGGAGTGCCGCTCAAGCGTGTGGGTTCGATCCTGGATGTGACGGAGAGCCGGCGCAAGGAACAGTTGCTGCGCGAGCAGGCCGCACTGCTGGACAAGGCGCAGGATGCCATTCTCGTTCGCAACATGAATGATGAAGTGGTTTATTGGAACAAGAGCGCAGAACGCTTGTATGGATATACGATGAGCGAAGCCGCGGGGAGAAAAATCACGGACCTCATTTACAAGGATACAACGATCTTTGATGAGACCAGGCAGGCACTGCTGACGAAGGGGGAATGGCATGGAGAAATAGCACAGGTAACCAAGAGCGGGCGGGAGGTGCTGGTGGAGGCAAGGTGGACGCTGGTGCGTAATGATCAAGGCGAACCACAATCAGTCCTGGCCATCAACACCGATATCACAGAGAAAAAGAAGCTGGAGAACCAGTTCCTGCGGGCACAACGGATGGAAAGCATCGGAACACTTGCCGGCGGCATTGCGCACGACCTGAACAACGTGCTGGCGCCCATCCTGATGTCGTGTGAGTTATTGGAGCACGAATTGAGGGATGCGGAAATTCGCGAAGTTATTTCCAGCATTAAAACCGGTGCTCAAAGGGGTGCGGATCTCGTCCGGCAGGTCTTGTCATTCGCGCGCGGGGTGGAGGGACGCAGGCTGGCATTGCAACCCAGGCATTTAATCCGTGAAATTGAGCAGATCATGGGGGAGACATTCCCCAAATCGATACAGGTCGATGTTTCGCCGGATCCGGAGCTGTGGATGGTCGTGGGGGATCCAACGCAACTGCACCAGGTGTTGCTGAATCTTTGTGTGAATGCGCGGGATGCCATGCCCGCGGGTGGGCAGTTGACTCTCAGTGCCGGGAATGTGTTGCGGGAGGAGAATCAGTTGATGGCAGGGCTAAATTCCCAGGCCACCGCCTACGTGGTGATCAGGGTTGCGGATACCGGAACCGGCATTCCACCGGAGCTACGCGAGAAGATTTTTGATCCCTTCTTCACGACCAAGGAAGTGGGCAAGGGAACAGGTTTGGGGCTTTCGACCACGCTGGCAATTATAAAAAGCCACGACGGATTCATCCACGTTTCCAGCGAACCCGGGCGCGGATCAACGTTCGAAATTTATTTGCCGGCTCAGAAGGCGGCATCAAAGGCGGCGTCATCGCGAAACGAGCCCGAGCTTCCGCGGGGGAACGGCGAGTTGATTCTGCTGGTGGAGGATGAGCCATCGATTCTGAAGATTACCCAGCGGACCCTGGAGGGGTTCGGCTACCGGGTTTTGACGGCTGCGAATGGGGCTGACGCGGTTGGGATATATAGCAAACATGGAAGTGAAGTGGCTGTGGTGGTGACAGACATGATGATGCCGGTGATGGATGGTTCGGCCATGATCCATGCCTTGAGGAGCATGAATCCGCAGGTGAAAGTGATTGCTTCCAGCGGGCTTTCCACGCCGGAGAGCATGCACAGGACCACGGAGATGGGAGTGCCATTTCTGGCCAAACCGTACAAGGCGGAAGCGCTTTTAAGTGCTTTGAGGGAGATGATAGACGGGCGTTAA